From the Tigriopus californicus strain San Diego chromosome 4, Tcal_SD_v2.1, whole genome shotgun sequence genome, the window GGAAACATGTATTTTATTTGTCTTGTAAGGGGAATGGCTCGGAGAGCAAGACCATACATATATAAATGTTCACATGTCAGTCTCTCTTCGTAGAAATCCTTTTTCTAATTCGAAATCCTAACCTTTGGTATGGCATTTACTCATTTTGCACCCGAGGAAGTTCTGGAGCCCGTTAAAAAAGGCGGGAAATCCGAAATGTGCAACAACAATTTTTCGGTATTTCGGGTTTTAGGGTGCAGAcagattttagaaaaaaaaactcagcCTGGTGTTATCctcattttctcatttattgAATCCTACTCTCCAAGTTCATTAGAACTTcttattgatggaaagcttcacatgggCATTGAtaaattcaaatgcatttgttGACCTTTTCTCCAGGGCAACCAGATTTAGGGAAGATCGTTAGATTTGGGAAGTTTTAGCTACACGATTTCCAAATTAGCcaccttttcaaaagttttaaCATTTAAACAGGCTGTTTAATGTCCCAGctttttaaattggcaatctagcttcttttAGCTCAAACGAGCTTGGGGTTTTCGCGGGCTGATCATAAGGTCATAACTTTCAGGGTAGTCTAAACCCACGCGACCTTGCCATTGGCAGAGCGTCAAAAAACAATTAGTGATTGTCAACCTTTCTAGAGTTCTGCTTGATGGGACAATCATATAGAAGTTCTAGGCCTAGAAATGATATTCAATACGTGGTTGAAAAAGCATTTCTCTACTTAGATGTCCTAAGACAAACGCATATGTACAATCTGACATTTGGTTTCGCGTTTTAAACAATTATGGAACTAATTGAGTGCAGCAATTGTTCTGACGTTGTTGATCATTTATCAGTTGGTAAAGTATTGAACTGatgttcttttttgaaagccctttaaacttttgaaaactCATATTTGAAAGATCTTAGAGTACCCTTGTTCCTGTAAATTTTCCTTGTCAGCCTTATCGACGCCCTCTACTCAGGGCATAGCAGTTTGGTGACCTTCAACATATTGACAGTGAGCAAGAAGACGTTCATTAGGGCCGAGGTTGAGTGAGTATATGCCAACTGCTAATGgtcagggctgcccagaaaattaaacaaaccattatttttcattttctctaaTCCATTTGCCTTATTTGGacaatattttgcatttttcaccgttttggctcaaaaatcaagtttttatCACCCATTTTGCCcctatttcttgaaaatttagACATGAGGAAAACTTATTACTTTTTCCGAATCAGGTtatttggtttttgttttaattaACTTTTTTGGACAACCATCCAAGTTCACGGTTTTCAGCTCTCAAAAAAAATACTGCTCcaaaaatttcacattttttagcGCATGGGCACAGTATTTAGCAAAAGagagattgtttttttttccaattgtttaCTTACTTGTTAGCAAAACGCAGGTAAAGCACGACTTAAACACAAAAGTTTTGCCATGACACAAGCTGCTTTAGCTCAATGCAAATACAGTGTTAGTTTTTTAATAACCTAGCACACTTTAatctttttggctttggctgcAGCTGCATTTTGCAGTTTAAGTAAGAAATAAGCCTGCCATAACCATTCCGGAGAGTAGAGTGCTTGTAGAAAACGTTTTTGCACACCTTTTTTGATTTGCGCTTGAATTTTAGCATACCAGGGCATTTTGTTGCtttattattttctttcaagcTCTTCTAACAGGAGTAACTTGGACTAAAgtttaaacattttttgcatactgtttgctttttttgctctccttGTTGAAATCTTAATTgcttattttttcaattatacCTGCAACATTAAAACAGCCTTACTCATGATGCTTTGGGGTTCACAGGTTCGCACCTcgggcttgccaagtccaagagtAGATTCAATCTGAATCTAAATCCAAGAAATTTTTGCTGAATCCCATTGTAATTCGATTATTTTGCTGAATCCCATTGtaattcgatttttttgctgaatCCGATCCGAATTTAATTTTCTTCACCCActtaattgatttcaaaacaaaaactcattcagttttaacaaaatgttaaaatttCATATCTATTAACGTTATGAATGACGAGATGGAATAATAATCAAAGGTTATCAATAACATATAATGCCACAAACTTTGCAAACTATTCCCTACATGGAATCACATTAGAATTGAAAGTTAAAgtgaaaataatgataaaaaatccTGCACAtagacagatgtcttgaattgaTACAAGGCACAAAAACATAATTACACCATCACTGGCAGATAAATCTGAtcaaaaatcgagtttgagtTTACCGATCGATGATATCCAGGTATCaagggttggtctggaatggtttgAAGGAAGTTATCCAAGTCTTCTTTGTATTTGGGAAGGCTGCTGTTAAGCATAGTGCTTTAGCTATAACTTTATGAACAATATTTGCATTTAAGGAACATTTAGGAATGCACGTCCTCAATAACAAGTCAAAGTTTGACACTCAATAAGAGCGAAGTCCTGCacttattatttttttgtctccGCCCCATTTCAACCGATTCGGCCCTTTAAAAAAGGATCCTTATCAGCCCTGCTCAAGacaagaatttcatttttctaaaagAGCCGATCTTTCCCAAAGGGTCTAAAGCTTGCCATGTTACTGCCAAGAAAATGCCTTACTTCCATATTTGAATTTAATGCTCCAAGCGTGCTTGCACACAAGGGATTGGGGTTAACatgtttgttgagattggagTTAAAAAATTTCTCTCCCTCCATCGTGCACGAATCCAAAGTCATTGCGTTTTCATTGATTGGTTTGTGAGATTGCCTTTTGACATAACAATCACATTTCAAGTGAGGCCAAGCAAAAGGAATGCCACAAAATGATAAGAAATCACTGAGAGTAATTTACGGTTGTGCGTCAGTCAATTTTTTACAACAGAGTGTGCACTGCACTTGAATCCGCGAAATATGTCGAGAATAATGACTTTTCAATTCCGCCATGATTAGTTTTAAGGCTaacttttgatttatttcaatcaGTGGATTGATTCATGCGAAAAGCTCATTTTCCAGCCAAACAATATGGCCATCAATTTTGCTTCAAGATTGATGATCCTTTGAGGCTTGGGGTTAAATGTCTTTGTGTGTTTGATGGGTAGTGTTGTGAGGGTGGATTGAAAGTACGAACATACCTGTAACCAACCCCAACTCTATATTGTCAGTCGTTAAACCCATTGGTAGCCATGAACATGAAAAGTTTCCAACTGCTTGGACTTTTGTGTCTTTTGGGAACTTCACGTTCTATTGAAGAATCCAAACGACAAGGTCGTTGTAAGTTTACTTGCTCAATCATTTCTTTAAtcctgttttgattttgaggtCGATAGAAACATGGTTTGCATCAACGGAaggtttgaattgaagaaaaaaggggTTATTCTAGGTTTTGACGACCAACAATGTTACAAATTCTATTCATCGTTACAATCGGAGTGTCTGATTTCCAGGGGAATCAAAGATAACTTTTAAATTGATCCATATTTCGTTAAGGGCTTTATTCTAACTTGATTAGAGTTGTAACattggtttttcaaatttaatgcGTCTCCTTAAGATTCTAATTGTTCCAAATACATTGCTGTATTGCTACTTCAAGTTTTCATTACAAATATTTAGTAAAGAAAGATTTCAATTGGCATTTCATGCATATCATTGAACATTAACTTGGTGAAAGTCTAAATTATCAGTTTTAGGCAAGCTTTAcagatcaaaagaaaaattggaaaagtcTTTAAAAATCACGAAATtgtgcttctttttttgttaaacCGATTTAAAAAATGAGTTGTTTGCTTTCAGTCTCGTTATTTAATGTTGTCCAATTTGACAACGATCCATGCATTAGTTCAAGTAGTATTTCCAGGTAAGACCAGTCcccttttttaaaattgtaattgtaaaACTTCAACAACGGCTCTCTTATTCTATTTTAGCGGCGATCGAACCAGAGATGGAACTTGTTTTACTGAAAGTGAATGTTCAAACAAAGGTGGAGCAGCATCTGGAACTTGTGCTTCAGGGTAATCTTAATACTATTACCGTCATATCTAGCACGTGATGACTACTTCCTTcttcaaaactcattttagGTTCGGTGTGTGTTGCATATTTTCCCTGCAAAATGGAGGAACTATTGCGCAAAATAATTCGTATATCAAAAACCCGAATTTTCCCAATGCTTTGGTTGATGTCGAAACAACATCCATAAGCTACACTGTGTAAAAATGCTCTTGTGGTAAGCCCAACATTGCCCGTTGTTATTTGCACGAATGCAATGTAAATAAGAATCgtcttttcaatcaaatgttAGTTTTTGGAAGTCCTTGATTTACATTGAGTTTTGGTCTTCtccttcatattttcatatCTTGAAGACAAAGCAAGTATATGTAAAGTAGCATTCTTTAATATATTGAAATTTCGTCTCAAGAAAGACTCTGGAGTTGCACCCTTTTGCAATTTTAGAAATTTTGGGAAACTCTAAAACAAATTGTCATGTTTTAAATCCGCAATCTTTACTTGTCTTCCACTATACGGTTAAGTTCATTAACTTATGATGATTTTTATCCCATAAGGAACAGAACACACCGCTAATATTTATCAAACACTTACTCAAAGCAAACGAATCCTAAAATGTACACAACTTGCTGTCATTAGTATTCATGTCAtgtcattattattattattattatcattacttTTATCCACTATATGTTGTTCTTGGTCTTTTCAGATGTGTGCTTTCTCAGGCTGGACTTCATTAGTTTCAATATTGAGGGTTTACCCGACACAGAATCGGGCGGTGGTACTTGCACCGACACCTTTACCGCGACAGTAAGTTTCATTGAGAttctgaatgaatgaatgaatttgatgaAGTCACTTTGCTTtcggcaaaaaaataaaataaagccTTTTGGAAAGTCAGGGTGGCTAAAATTCCTCGGGTGTGTTCATTCAACATTCAAAGACGTTGCCTAGAAGACCTGGGCTTTTACGCTAGCGTCAAAAGACATTTGAAAACACTTTCATTATGCATTCATCCTGCGttggattttcaaaaatcttcaTTGGGCATTTCCAATTTAAAGTGATTATGTGCTTTTGTATAGGGAACCGCCGGCTCCAGTGTGCCCGTGATATGCGGCCAGAACTCAGGACAGCATAGTAAGAAACTCGAATTCGACGAAATTATATGAAGTTCAATTGTGATTATTTCGTTTTTCAGTTTACATTAACATGGGCAAAGAATGCTCAGATGAAGCCAAGTTAACCTTTGCCTTCAGTGGAGCATCAACCATACGAGTTTGGGAAATTCAAGCCACCCAAATCAAATGCGGCGCAACTGAAGCGTAAATATTAGATTCCTTTACAGCATTCAATTAAAGTTGTGAAATGTTAATTTTCTTGTAGCCTTCGGCAAAGAAAATCAGTTTATTTCGCAATTAAAAATTGCTACTTTGTAGAGAAACAATTGATCTGAAAGTCGCTCTCAGATGATTCAATGGCAAATTTCGATTTCAGTCCCCCTGCTGGATGCCTGCAGTATCACACGGAATTGAGCGGCCGCTTGACGACTTTCAACTTTTCACCCATGGACGAGACGCATTTAGGATCTCAAGAGTAAGTGCTGAAGTCTTCGAATCTACAAGAATGGCAAGAGCGTAAACTGATGCGGACTTCAATATTCTATCCTATAATCAACACAAAATTAAATTTACATATCTCTTTCATCAAAGAAAGCAGTCGAACTCATGAATTTGACAGTTTAACTTGTCAGTAAGTCAGATGCCTGTGTTTTCATGACCTGCTAAATGACTACGTGTCTGAAAAAGACTAAAAGTCTTTCTTGGATTGACTAATTCTGCGATATTACGATTGGGTCTTCTGTAGCGGTTCCATTATTCCGACTTTATGAGCTCTGAAAACCTTGGACAAGGCCGCTCCGAATTGTCCCCGAGGATGAAATGAGAGATATTGATTTGACATCTTTTTTGGTGGTCTTCATCAGTTTTGAGGCTGAACCAATCTAAATATTGCAGGGAACATCCATATATTTTTGGTGGTCTTCATCAGTTTTGAGGCTGAACCAATCTAAATATTGCAGGGAACATCCATATATTTTTTGTAACATTTGGTCGCTTGGAATTTCAACCTTTAATAGATTGTtccttcctctcttctttgatcatcaaaaattatGTTTGAGGTTGTTGAAATAGTCATGTCAAAAATAATCACAaatcaatgcttttgaaatctTTCAGGTATTCTATTTGTATTCGTCAACGAACAGGCTTTTGCTGTGTTCAGTATCAGGTTTGCCCTGATTCATTGGATACGGGATTTACATTGGATCCTTTAGGAGTACCAAACACGGCTGATGTGGCTTATGTTGATAGTGATTGTAACAGGGATCACATTGTCATTGCAGGTCAGAATAAGTCCTAATCATGGTACAAACAGCTTAAttgattattgtttattgtatgCAATCAATAGTATACGTAAACATAAAGACGATATTTTCaggacctttcattttaatagtactggagattactttccttgtagcggttagagatgccggtgaaaaaaaaaaaacacaataaaGCACTCGAAAACTTATGCAAACGCAATCAGTAAGGTAGTTCAATTAGTATTCAAATTCTTTAAATTTAAAGATTTTTGATGGCCAGAAAGCCGATATTGCCTTACAGCCAGATTTCCTCCCTAAATGTTGAAAGAAAATACTCGTAAAATGGGGGCTCAACCGATGCTTCCAGAATCCACTGCTAAATTGACAACTCTGATTCAATAATTCGATCAAATATATGTCTTATACAAGGTTTCCAAAATATTTAGTTCTTCATAAAATCAAAAAGCTAAACACaaatcaaatatatttcaaatgcTAAAAAGCTTCAGACCAAGTTGTAATCCGTAAGTACAATAAACAACGGGCACTCTATCATTACAATAACTTTCTATTGAAGCACTTCAAATTTGTAAATTAAATACAGGAACGTTCTTTGACAGCAGAAAGagtttcaaaaatgtatttcgtATTCACCTTATCAAACGAACTCGACAACGTGCAAAGGTCATAAGCACAATGGACagaaaagcaattttaaaCATGGGAAAAGCATTCAGATAAATTAgatagaaaaaagaaaatttgcaATTGGCTTCCTAAGCAAAAGCCAAGGTACAATTTCTGTTCTTCACTGGTGATATGCTGTGACGGAATAGAGCAAATTTCACAATGATTTGCTAAACAAGTATATAGGTTTAGtagttttttgacaaaataccTCAAAAGGTAACTAATGataaaatattatttttcataaCAATACTTTTGGACTCATTGTTTATATTCTTGTTTGTTGCATTAAGTTTTATTGTCCCGCTATTGCAAATTTAGCCAATGTGAAATCAACCATTATTCACGGGCAAGCCAGATATGCCACTTCAAATGCATTGGTGGATCAGTTCTTGTCAATGTAAAGATAAATACAGCCAAGAGTTGTTCCATTCATAGACTTTTCGGCAGATGTATCGATCCGGGTAAATATCTATTATTACTCTTGATATTGGCAAAATATTGGGTGCTATTTTTCCCTTAACGTTTTCTTACACACTCTTTTATTTTCAGCATCCGGAGGAAGTTGCTCCACCCCAAATGCAGGTGGAAACCTACATAGCAGATATTGCGGAAGCAAGTTCAACGCCAATTCCGCTAGTACAGTTCATGGACCAGTCTGTGGTAATAAAATGAGAGGCAGATAATTGAGGTCCAATCAttaaaactttgtttttgatagATTGTACTGCTCCCTTTGATGTTCGTATTTTTACCGACGATGGATCAGATAATGAGGACCCAGCTACAGCAAACACAGGCACGAGCAGGGGTAAGATTAGCTAATCTTACCCTAATTAGCCTATTCTTCATTAGACACcattatttcatttgaagatttgaaaaagaaggcTCAAAAGAAGTTGCTTGTCAAACGAACTGAATGAAAAGAGTAGACAAGTTTAGCATGATTGGCGAGATTGGACTTGCGAAAACATTTCTTTAGTGTTCACTCTGCTAAGATGTGGAACGATCTTCCAAGCGACATGCGACAGTGCCATAGCGTCAccgaattaaaaaaaaacaaatatgattCCCATACCAAGATCCAACTTTCCACACAAAAGCCTTCCCCATGTCAAAATCTGGTCTCTTTTCACTATTCCCATATTTCCATAATCCATTCGACCCTAATATCTTCTTGATGATCATTGATGGTCCCTGAAGATCAATAAAACACTGCAAcctttttaaatcaaaatttaaATAGACCTTAAATATTGTTCCTTTGAGTAGGTGGCACTCACTTTTTGTATGGGATAAGATGCTTCCAAGAGGCGGTTtatattcaaaacttttgatgacAAATTCGGTTCTCGTCAAACTGTTTTCCTTTCACTATCGGTCGGAGGGTTATCATTTAGCCATTAGTGAAGAAGCATTTATGAAGCAACATCTTTAGCAGACATTTCATCAGCGTTTAGAAGACGAAAATCATGGCCATTATGAGATGTTTTCATAAAGTATACATGTTAAGTATTCATAGCAAGTTCCATTCATCTTCAGGTGTTTGTTTGGAATACATTCAAATTCCTTGCGGAGGCGCTTAAACTGGGTTTAAAGAGGCAGCCTATGCCTCAAATATCTCGTGGATGAACCCTAAATCTTGTATTTCTTTATGGATTCAGAATGGACAAACAACATAATAAAAACCAGTGTATCGTTATTGAGTTGTTTTCGTCTCGGCCTTCGTTAAGATCTGTGATGGTCAAAACTACCTAATGCGATCTTCAAGCCTCCTCAAAAATGCTAATATTAGATGTCTATTGACATCCTAGCTTAATCAAGACTGAACCTCCAACCGATTTCATCGTTCTTCTAgcggttgtggtggtggtaagAATGGTTGCGTGGTTTCGACATTAGTGTTGCGTTGAAGGTCCTGTCGGTTAAACACTTTCCATTTCTCGATAAAATTCATACTTCAAGGTAACCGACACTTTCTACTTTATGAAGAAACCCCTATTTATACTTATTCTCACTAAAATACTCAGTATTCAATAATCATATAGCGAGATGTGGAAGGAGGACGACGGTATAATTCTTCTGAACAACATCATAAAATAAGGAGATTTAGTTAGGTATGTGTCGAAAATTGTTAAGAATGGCAGAGGGTGCAGGAAAAGAAACTTATCCGGTAAAAACCTGCGCTGAGCTACAGGACTGAGAAGGACAGAGTCCGTGGTCCGGTGAAAGAtgaagggagggagggtggTTTTGGTGTGANNNNNNNNNNNNNNNNNNNNNNNNNNNNNNNNNNNNTGGTTTCGACATTAGTGTTGCGTTGAAGGTCCAGTCGGTTAAACACTTTCCATTTCTCGATAAAATTCATACTTCAAGGAAACCGACACATCGCACTCGGTGTTAATTAATCGGACCTTTTTCCTGAATCAAATATGATTAGATGCAAAAAAGAAGTATTTTGCAGAGTTGTTGTAAGTTTTTCTCGTAAATGGCCACTAATGATCTGACTTAATGTATTTTCAAGCACGTTCTTCTAAATTTTATTCATAAACAAACTGGTTATTATTCAGTACAAACAAGTGTTACGCAAAGCTTCGCTGGAaaatttttcttcttgcatTCTTTGAAGATGTGCCTGCTTCATTGAAGCCATTGGAAAACTATAAAGTAGTCTGtctttttagtttttgatGATGACATCAATAAGATAAAAGGTATAATTCTTGTCTTGCAAGAAATGTCACTCTGACTTCTCATTGATCTTCTTCTCCCCTTAAAATACGTGTTCTACTAAATTTTGCTTGAGACACAGCACTAAAAAGTAAGAAGCAACGTGCTTCTACTCGTATATGGAGCGATTTAAGGTAAGAGCTATATTAAATGTTTcacttcattttcatcactcttcttttcttctttataTGTTGCTCTTTCTATGCAATCCGTTTGTCTTCTATCCTACTTTGGGCGTCCCAAGCACCACTCCTCCATATTCTTGTTGGAACTCTGTTGGATGTCAAGCATTTCTACCTTGAGAGGATTGAGAATAGGTATCATGCTTGTCCCAACTTAAGATTGAGTTATTTTATTTCTTAATGTGTTCACTGGAACTTCAGGGTATCTCTTCATCTCTTGCATGACGTACTGCTGAAGGTACTCATAGTTCGGTTTCCGGTGCATTTAGGTTGCACGatttttgatgcttttttaGTGGGCAGAGTTGGGAGAGGGGGAGTTGGAGAAAATGTTATTCTACTCGAACAAGAGTTGTGTGTGAATGCCATAAAATGCACGGAACATAGCTGAAGTTACGAATGAGCTTGTTGCAAGAATCTGAAGATGCTCTTCATTTCAATAACTGGACTTGTTTCAGTATAAAACTAAAGGAATAAACCTGGgtatccaatttcatttgccaaatcCGATATTGAATTAATTGTATACATTGCATCATGTTACCAATGGATGTTTTGCGAGATTGTTCAATGCTAAAGAATCCCAAAGATGCATCGACCAAGGCTACATAGTTACGCGGCATTAGTaccgaaattacagtaattcgttccctTTTTTGTAAAAGGAACAGTAATTGCAttaaattttaaaattgtgcaattgtaacgacccaaaatctaaaagaattactcgtcACTCGTTCCTTTacagcttccagaatggcctttaagtTTTCGTTTTTCTCGTGATATCTGAGGGAGCTTAAGGTTANNNNNNNNNNNNNNNNNNNNNNNNNNNNNNNNNNNNNNNNNNNNNNNNNNNNNNNNNNNNNNNNNNNNNNNNNNNNNNNNNNNNNNNNNNNNNNNNNNNNNNNNNNNNNNNNNNNNNNNNNNNNNNNNNNNNNNNNNNNNNNNNNNNNNNNNNNNNNNNNNNNNNNNNNNNNNNNNNNNNNNNNNNNNNNNNNNNNNNNNNNNNNNNNNNNNNNNNNNNNNNNNNNNNNNNNNNNNNNNNNNNNNNNNNNNNNNNNNNNNNNNNNNNNNNNNNNNNNNNNNNNNNNNNNNNNNNNNNNNNNNNNNNNNNNNNNNNNNNNNNNNNNNNNNNNNNNNNNNNNNNNNNNNNNNNNNNNNNNNNNNNNNNNNNNNNNNNNNNNNNNNNNNNNNNNNNNNNNNNNNNNNNNNNNNNNNNNNNNNNNNNNNNNNNNNNNNNNNNNNNNNNNNNNNNNNNNNNNGTCATTACTTGGGCCTGCCAACTACTCTGGTAATTTGGTCACCGCTAGCAGCACACGAATTACCACTTTTGGAGCATTAGCGCGAAAAATCGATATTGGCCTTGGATCTGTTTTCGAGTGGAGTTTTGTGGTAGCGGATGTGTCGATGCCAATTCTTGGGGCcgattttcttcctttttatcagtaattgtaacgagtattgccattacatttttagtaatggttgtgtaacgaattgcTATTTTAGACcaaagtaactgtaactgtaaatagttccttttattgaggaacgaatAATGTCCTTAATAGTTATGTCCTGCATATTTGAcaccatttttttatttgggttTGGTTCTTCACATGCTTTTCTTAACGCTATAGGTAATCCCATCCCCAGcactattcaaatgaaagttatgattcgtctattcaatacctttcaatctttatatgacacTTTGCCTACCGACGAATTtaagttggcagaccaaataattccttgaatgaagggttgatTTTGGATGGCTACttaaatttctttttaattctGACTTGACAGATGCTTCCAGATCagcaaggcctacgtattccctacgaatattagagggaagcaatttaaacaatggaggagcctgaggaagaagagagttggacttcattgtttgaactagcctagattctcttttgaagtggggcaatgaatattacaACAAGGAGGGGCATGGAAcactggggaacacctgagttgacatcatgaatgtcaaaaaggaatccctcaaccttaacaatttgcttcctatcatgaatgaagctaaCCACCttagcaatatttgaagtgagagaaatcggcttTTAGTTGCGccaattttagtgaagatggaaacttgccctgatccaagatacaacgcatcaaatacgagaaaacaggggCAAGAACCAATGGCATTTCATCAGGCACTGACatgtcactccatcagagCCAGGaaagctcgagagtctcaagtcccttatggcccctaaagcatcttgatctgtgactacaagatcatctaaacgctcaatttgacaagccttgccaatcgCCGCAAACTTCTCGacagagcaatgggctgttgctcctaaac encodes:
- the LOC131879538 gene encoding uncharacterized protein LOC131879538; amino-acid sequence: MGKECSDEAKLTFAFSGASTIRVWEIQATQIKCGATEAPPAGCLQYHTELSGRLTTFNFSPMDETHLGSQEYSICIRQRTGFCCVQYQVCPDSLDTGFTLDPLGVPNTADVAYVDSDCNRDHIVIAASGGSCSTPNAGGNLHSRYCGSKFNANSASTVHGPVCDCTAPFDVRIFTDDGSDNEDPATANTGTSRGVCLEYIQIPCGGA